The Rhizoctonia solani chromosome 4, complete sequence genome contains a region encoding:
- a CDS encoding Retrotransposable element Tf2 protein, whose amino-acid sequence MRLSPFDTDQNPLEGVPSKYHQYAKVFGEEEFNKLPPHRHYNIGIELTKEGPLNSPLYSMTDAKSATLKDWLWDKLKARKIHPSKSSISSPVMFVPKKDGSCRLVVDYRCLNNRTKKNVYPLPRPDDLMAQLHGAKIFTKLDLRWGYNNVQVKEGDKWKTAFCTKYSLYKSLVMTFGLTNAPAAFQHFMNKLFKDLLDVCVIIYLDDILIYSKDDATHTQHVHEVLRWLKENQLFCKASKCTFHVTAVEYLGIIVLDKGFSLDKLKIQAVQEWPTPTKVKEVQSFLGFANFLRRFVANFSHIARPLHNLVKKDTPWKWDAKEQEAFQGLKNAITNSLVLCHADPLKPYFLETDASRAALGSILSQQQEDRRLHPLGFLLESFKGAKQNYDTHDKELLAIIRSFEYWRIFLEGTEHPITVFTDHCNLEYWKESQTFNRCHARWHLLLAGYNFQIVYRPGKQSGKPDTLSQRSDHANIPPANQTMLPNPVFANVALVTPKKELQRQIKAALDQDESLEEILQFLQNKSKAPPSVKRAFKDYQMEAGLLFYQGQIVVPDVRTLRMDLLHIFHDSPLAGHPGRQQTLELVSRDYYWPWIRANTYWHVDSCETCQRIRKPKYVSIPPQPLELPSRPWQHVSYNMIVDLPRDGNCDSILVIVDSFTKYGIFVKCSKKLKAPKLAELFLEHVWKQHGMPEKTVLDRGRVFNNRFLKALYKRLGIDPHFSSAYHPQSNGQTEQVNPSIEHFLRAYSGVNQRDWTKWLPMAEFVYNNMVHSSTGKTPFKALYGWEPTLTLSNVPTDVPEANDLAVAMEEQWREVEAALWQSKTQMVARESGSPLEFEIGEEAWLDAKNVNLKTLSPKLTEQRLGPFKIIEKISNRAYWLKLPPTMHIHNVFYVGLLSKVKRDNKRAFEKRPPPVTMDGEEEYKVEGITDAKEQNGKWFFQVKWKGYGSEENTWEPWENLKNAEKILKKYKEDMKKKALGATKALRGGAVL is encoded by the exons ATGCGACTTTCTCCTTTT gacactgaCCAAaatccccttgaaggagtaccctccaaatatcaccaatatgccaaggtgtttggagaagaagaattcaataagctccctccccataggcattacaacattgggattgaacttaCCAAGGAAGGACCTCTCAACTCCCCCCTGtacagtatgacagatgccaagtccgccacactcaaagACTGGCTCTGGGACAAATTAAAAGCCAGGAAGATCCACCCCAGCAAATCCTCAATCAgctcccctgtcatgtttgttccaaagaAGGACGGCTCCTGCCGCCTGGTAGTTGATTACCGTTGCTTGAATAaccggacaaagaaaaaTGTTTATCCGTTGCCCCGCCcagatgatctcatggcccagctccacGGTGCCAAGATTTTCACTAagctagacctaagatggggttacaacaacgtccaggtgaaggaaggtgacaaatggaagacggctttcTGCACTAAATACAGTCtatacaagtccctggttatgacctttggcctgactAATGCACCTGCggctttccaacacttcatgaacaaattgttcaaggatttattggatgtatgcgtcatcatctaccttgatgacatcctaatctactcaaaggatgacgcaacccaCACCCAACACGTCCATGAGGTCTTACGTTGGTTAAAGGAAAACCAATTATTCTGCAAAGCGTCAAAATGCACGTTCCACGTTACAGCtgtagaatacctgggaattaTTGTGTTGGATAAAGGTTTCAGcctggacaagctcaagatccaggcagttcaggaatggcccacgcccaccaaggtcaaggaagtgcaatccttccttggctttgccaatttcctccggcgctttgttgccaacttcagtcacatTGCTAGACCCCTAcataacctggtcaagaaagacacgccctggaaatgggatgcAAAGGagcaggaagcattccaaggatTGAAGAACGCCATCACCAATTCCCTGGTTCTTTGCCATGCAGACCCTTTGAAACCTTACTTCCTTGAGACGGACGCCTCCAGAGCAGCCTTGggatccatactcagccaacaacaggaagacagGCGCTTACACCCACTAGGCTTCTTAttggaatcattcaagggagccaagcagaactatgacacacatgacAAAGAGCTGCTTGCCATCATACGTTcttttgagtactggcgcatcttcctggaaggaacagagCACCCCATTACGGTATTCACTGACCATtgcaacctggaatactggaaggaatcccaaacattcaaccgctgccatgccagatggcacctactgcTAGCcggatataacttccaaattgtctacCGCCCGGGGAAACAATCCGGAAAACCTGACACTCTATCACAACGCTCTGACCACgccaacattccacccgccaaccagaccatgctccctaaccccgtatttgccaacgtagccTTGGTAACCCCCAAGAAGGAACTCCAACGCCAAATCAAGGCCGCCCTAGACCAGGATGAATCACTGgaggaaatattacaattcctccagaacaagTCTAAAGCACCCCCATCCGTGAAACGCGCCTTCAAGGATTACCAAATGGAGGCTGGACtcctcttctaccaaggacaaattgtagtCCCTGATGTCAGAACACTAAGAATGGACTTACTCCACatcttccatgacagccccttggcaggacatccaggaagacaacaaaccctggagttggtatcaagggATTATTACTGGCCCTGGATCCGTGccaacacatactggcatgtggactcctgtgaaacttgTCAACGGATaaggaagcccaaatacGTGTCAATACCGCCCCAACCCCTTGAGCTCCCTAGCAGACCATGGCAACACGtatcctacaacatgatagtggATCTGCCCAGGGATGGAAATTGCGATtcaatcctggtcattgttgATAGTttcaccaagtatgggatttttgtcaaatgctccaagaagctcaaggcacccaaACTAGCGGAAttgttcctggaacacgtgtGGAAACAACATGGGATGCCTGAAAAAACAGTCTTGGATAGGGGAAGGGTTTTCAATAACAGGTTCCTGAAGGCATTATAcaaacgcctgggaatagacccccacttctcttcAGCATATCACCCTCAGAGCAACGGCCAGACGGAACAGGTAAACCCCTCAATAGAACATTTCCTTAGAGCATACTCAGGGGTTAACCagagggactggaccaaatggcttcCTATGGCAGAATTTGTGTACAACAACATGGTACATAGCAGTACAGGGAAAACACCGTTCAAAGCCCTATATGGCTGGGAACCCACTTTGACACTGTCCAATGTCCCAACAGACGTACCAGAAGCCAATGACCTTGCCGTAGCAATGGAAGAACAATGGAGGGAAGTTGAGGCTGCTCTTTGGCAATCCAAAACACAAATGGTTGCCAGGGAATCAGGAAGCCCCTTAGAGTTTGAAATTGGAGAGGAAgcatggctggacgccaaaaacgtcaaCCTCAAGACTCTAAGTCCTAAGCtaacagaacaacgcttagggccattcaaAATCATTGAAAAGATCTCCAACCGTGCTTACTGGCTCAAACTCCCCCCAACAATGCATATTCACAATGTGTTCTACGTGGGATTACTGTCAAAAGTTAAAAGGGATAACAAACGTGCCTTTGAAAAACGtccaccaccagtcaccatggatggggaggaagaatacaaagttgaGGGAATAACGGACGCCAAGGAACAaaacggaaaatggttcttccaagtcaaatggaagggctatggctCTGaggaaaacacgtgggaaccTTGGGAAAATTTGAAAAATGCGGAAAAAATTTTGAAGAAATACAAGGAAGacatgaagaagaaggcccttggcgccaccaaggcccttagagggggggcagtgttgtag
- a CDS encoding leukotriene-A4 hydrolase encodes MVTLDPATQSNYAEITTKHVHFDWTIDWKQRIISGSATHDLVANQDNVKSVIFDTSYLGITGVEVGGVATKYDLGERHPVMGSALAISLPSALQKGDQVVLRIDYSTTTQCTAIGWLDKEQTSGKKFDYLFSQCQAIHARSLAPLQDTSSVKITYSANITSILPVLMSALRLSPPSDGPAHEGKKVGVESVKYQYNQPISIPSYLIAIASGNVVYKPFAPVPGRPWKTGVWTEPEQMDAAFWEFSKDTSSYVLEAEKILTPYEFGVYDLLVLPPSFPYGGMENACLTFVTPTLLAGDRSLVDVVAHEIAHSWFGNNVSCADSGHFWLNEGWTTYTERLLQRALHGPAERDFSYIIGEKAMIDALEEYSDRPKFQRLVIDYAYGDDPDDAYSSVPYEKGSNFLLYLERLLGGLDVFLPYARDYVNTFRGRSIRTDEWKTHLFAYFEKHGGEDKLKLLNSVDWQAWLYGEGTKLPAKIEYDTTLAEKAYQLAAKWDESRGAEAGSLPFSAKDLQEFSSNQTVVFLERLQRYDPLPASHIRFLGDEYSLDTTMNAEIRLRWYALALSAQAPAPSEWSTRAAEWVVGGGKAVDAGKGVQGRMKFCRPTFRAINNVVPALAKSSFEAHKDEFHPIARRMIAKDIGAEM; translated from the exons ATGGTGACGCTTGATCCAGCAACCCAGTCCAACTATGCAGAAATCACAACAAAGCACGTTCATTTTGATTGGACAATCGATTGGAAACAGCGCATTATTTCGGGTTCGGCCACCCACGATttggttgcaaaccaagATAACGTTAAGTCGGTCAT ATTTGATACTTCATATTTGGGGATAACTGGCGTTGAAGTCGGTGGTGTTGCTACAAAG TATGATTTGGGGGAACGCCACCCCGTCATGGGTAGCGCACTTGCGATCTCGCTGCCCTCCGCGTTACAGAAGGGAGACCAGGTTGTGCTTCGGATCGATTACAGTACTACAACTCAGTGCACGGCTATTGGTTGGTTGGACAAGGAACAAACCTCTGGAAAGAAATTTGACTATTTGTTCTCTCAATGCCAGGCG ATCCATGCGCGCTCTCTCGCGCCGTTGCAAG ACACGTCCTCCGTTAAGATT ACGTACAGCGCGAACATAACGTCCATTTTGCCGGTACTGATGTCAGCCCTCCGTCTTTCTCCGCCTTCCGACGGTCCGGCGCACGAGGGCAAAAAAGTTGGGGTAGAATCCGTAAAATATCAATACAATCAG CCTATATCTATACCTTCCTATCTTATCGCTATCGCATCTGGAAACGTGGTTTACAAGCCGTTTGCACCTGTTCCGGGTCGCCCGTGGAAGACAGGTGTATGGACTGAGCCCGAACAAATGGATGCAGCCTTTTGGGAGTTTAGCAAGGATACCTCCAG TTATGTCCTCGAGGCGGAGAAGATACTTACACCATACGAATTTGGCGTGTACGATTTGTTAGTACTCCCACCATCATTCCCTTATGGTGGAATG GAAAATGCTTGTTTAACATTTGTCACTCCGA CATTGCTAGCAGGAGATAGATCGCTTGTTGATGTTGTCGCACACGAAATCGCCCATAGCTGGTTCGGGAATAATGTTTCGTGTGCTGATTCGGGTCATTTCTGGCTGAATGAG GGCTGGACCACATACACTGAGCGTCTGTTGCAGAGGGCGCTCCATGGACCGGCAGAACGCGACTTTTCATATATAATCGGAGAGAAGGCTATGATTGACGCTCTCGAAGAATACAGTGATCGACCCAAGTTCCAGCGGCTTGTGATCGACTATGCGTACGGTGATGATCCAGATGACGCATATAGCTCGGTCCCATACGAAAAAGGGTCCAACTTCTTGTTGTACCTCGAACGTTTATTGGGAGGTCTAGATGTATTTCTACCTTACGCACGGGACTATGTTAACACGTTCCGGGGGCGGTCCATTCGTACGGACGAATGGAAGACCCACTTGTTTGCATATTTCGAGAAGCACGGAGGTGAGGATAAGCTGAAATTGTTGAATTCTGTGGACTGGCAG GCGTGGCTCTATGGGGAAGGCACGAAG CTGCCGGCGAAGATAGAATATGATACCACGCTCGCTGAGAAGGCCTATCAGCTTGCCGCAAAATGGGATGAATCCCGTGGGGCCGAGGCCGGTAGCCTACCGTTTTCTGCAAAAGACTTGCAAGAATTTAGCTCGAACCAAACAG TCGTATTCTTGGAACGCTTGCAGAGATATGATCCCTTGCCCGCCTCACACATCAGGTTCCTTGGAGACGAGTACAGCCTGGACACCACCATGAACGCTGAAATTCGGCTGCGTTGGTACGCGCTCGCACTTTCAGCCCAAGCACCAGCTCCTTCAGAATGGTCCACTCGAGCGGCCGAGTGGGTCGTTGGAGGTGGCAAAGCAGTTGATGCGGGCAAAGGGGTCCAGGGGCGAATGAAATTCTGCCGGCCTACTTTTCGTGCCA